A window of the Fulvia fulva chromosome 3, complete sequence genome harbors these coding sequences:
- a CDS encoding Arsenite methyltransferase, producing the protein MGSTTIYDQVTTHYGKAAKEDYGDGSYGARVAAEFGYSQEELDSVPQESNLGLSCGNPLAIAGIREGEVVVDLGSGAGFDVFQVAKKVGLKGKAIGIDSSDDMLARANQIKTKLSHGDNVQFVKSGITDISLEDSSADCIISNCVVNLVPEEDKHLVFTEMARVLKPGGRVAISDILAKGPLPEEVKNSMALYVGCIAGASQVESYEKWLREAAFKDVLIVYSKSDLNVYRHSDGTNAGCCAPPEPAKEEKKGGCCGPKKTSVPAQAKTVEDFGDVDFNQFAGSFKIYAIKP; encoded by the exons ATGGGCTCAACAACCATCTACGACCAAGTCACAACGCACTATGGCAAAGCCGCGAAAGAAGACTACGGCGACGGATCCTACGGCGCCCGCGTCGCTGCGGAATTCGGATATAGTCAAGAGGAACTGGATTCTGTGCCGCAGGAGTCGAATTTGGGGTTGAGTTGTGGGAATCCGTTGGCGATTGCGGGGATTAGGGAGGGGGAGGTTGTGGTCGATTTGGGGAGTGG GGCGGGCTTCGATGTGTTCCAGGTCGCGAAGAAGGTGGGACTGAAAG GCAAGGCTATCGGAATCGATTCGAGTGATGATATGCTCGCCCGCGCGAACCAGATCAAAACGAAACTCAGCCATGGAGATAATGTGCAGTTCGTCAAGTCTGGGATCACGGATATCTCCCTAGAGGACTCCTCGGCCGACTGCATTATCAGCAACTGCGTCGTGAACCTCGTACCGGAAGAGGACAAACACCTCGTCTTCACCGAAATGGCACGCGTCCTCAAGCCGGGTGGTCGGGTCGCGATAAGTGACATTCTGGCCAAGGGACCGTTGCCGGAGGAGGTCAAGAATTCGATGGCGCTTTACGTTGGTTGTATCGCGGGCGCGAGTCAGGTGGAGAGTTATGAGAAGTGGTTGAGGGAGGCGGCATTCAAAGATGTGCTGATTGTGTATTCGAAGAGCGATCTGAACGTCTACAGGCATAGCGATGGGACGAATGCTGGGTGCTGTGCGCCGCCGGAGCCTGCGAAGGAGGAGAAGAAGGGGGGATGCTGTGGGCCGAAAAAGACGTCGGTGCCGGCGCAGGCGAAGACGGTGGAGGATTTTGGTGATGTTGATTTCAATCAGTTTGCTG GTTCGTTCAAGATCTATGCTATCAAGCCTTGA
- a CDS encoding Long-chain-fatty-acid--CoA ligase 1 yields the protein MSFDTLTSIRSPFTTHPSAAIMGEVMGRKDLKTLVPQPKNYKKPPFTVEVPGAQKREGETAPRRNTRCKDELKNTPDPDTKTIYDILRRSSRKFGNAKALGKRKLIKIHVENKKVKKVIDGKEQEVDKKWSYYELSGYEYYSFSEYEQLALKVGCSYRALGLRPKQDRVHIFAATHPYWLATAHGAGSQSLPIVTAYDTLGEEGLKHSLLQTNAKAIFLDPHLLTKLIKPLQEAKDIQHVVYNDDDAPTAQSNPEQIKKDVEKLKEAHPHLTVHSWTDFIKLGEDNMIEPSPPSPEDLCCIMYTSGSTGTPKGVLLTHKNVVAAIAGVDVIVGPYLGPGDGLLTYLPLAHILEFVFESACLYWGGMMGYGNPKTISDNSMRNCRGDIAEFKPSILVGVPAVWETVKKGIQAKVAKLNPISRNMFWGAMSAKSFMMSNSGYLPLAGTGASILDNVVFKKVAEATGGRLRICMNGGGPVAKETQRFVSMCIAPMISGYGLTETAAMGALMDPLAWTDNALGEIPGSVEVKLVDFADAGYHATNNPPQGEIWIRGDSVTSGYLDLEKETKESFTDDGWFKTGDIGEFDSLGQLRIIDRKKNLVKTLNGEYIALEKLESVYRSTSVVGNICVYAAQDQNKPIAIIVPAEPALKQLAKENGVDGNGLEDLCHNKKVNDIVLKELQAQGKKGGLSGFEIIEGLVLADEEWTPQNQLVTSAMKLNRKGIQEKYKKEIDAAYGKK from the exons ATGTCCTTTGACACCCTCACCTCTATAAGGAGTCCCTTCACCACACATCCCTCCGCCGCCATCATGGGCGAAGTCATGGGCCGCAAAGACCTGAAAACATTGGTTCCTCAACCAAAGAACTACAAGAAGCCACCCTTCACCGTCGAGGTACCCGGCGCACAGAAGCGAGAGGGCGAGACTGCGCCACGACGGAACACTCGCTGCAAAGATGAGCTCAAGAACACACCAGACCCTGACACCAAGACCATCTACGACATCCTACGCCGATCGAGCCGAAAGTTTGGAAACGCAAAGGCGTTGGGTAAGCGAAAGCTGATCAAGATTCACGTTGAAAACAAGAAGGTCAAAAAGGTAATCGACGGCAAGGAGCAGGAAGTTGACAAGAAGTGGTCCTACTATGAGCTGTCCGGCTATGAATACTACTCATTCAGCGAGTACGAGCAGCTAGCTCTAAAGGTTGGATGTTCATACCGCGCACTCGGCCTTCGACCAAAGCAGGACCGCGTACACATCTTCGCCGCCACTCATCCGTACTGGCTGGCGACCGCTCACGGCGCTGGTAGCCAGAGCTTGCCGATCGTCACCGCCTACGATACTTTGGGCGAGGAGGGCCTTAAGCACTCTCTCCTCCAGACCAACGCCAAAGCAATCTTCCTCGACCCACACCTCCTCACAAAGCTCATCAAGCCGCTGCAAGAGGCCAAGGATATCCAGCATGTCGTCTACAACGACGACGATGCACCGACCGCACAGTCGAACCCCGAGCAGATCAAGAAAGACGTTGAGAAGCTGAAAGAGGCACACCCACACTTGACTGTCCACAGCTGGACCGACTTCATCAAGCTTGGCGAGGACAACATGATCGAGCCAAGTCCACCAAGTCCAGAGGATCTGTGCTGTATCATGTACACATCTGGCTCGACCGGCACACCAAAGGGTGTCCTGCTCACCCACAAGAACGTCGTGGCTGCCATTGCTGGTGTCGACGTTATCGTCGGTCCATACCTCGGCCCTGGTGATGGTCTCCTGACCTACCTACCTCTGGCACACATTCTCGAGTTTGTGTTCGAGTCGGCTTGTCTTTACTGGGGTGGCATGATGGGCTATGGTAACCCAAAGACGATTTCCGACAACTCGATGAGGAACTGCAGAGGTGACATTGCAGAGTTCAAGCCTTCGATTCTCGTCGGTGTTCCAGCAGTATGGGAGACTGTCAAGAAGGGTATCCAGGCCAAGGTTGCTAAGCTCAACCCGATCTCGAGAAACATGTTCTGGGGAGCGATGAGCGCGAAGAGCTTCATGATGAGCAACTCTGGCTACCTCCCACTTGCTGGTACTGGTGCAAGCATTTTGGACAACGTTGTGTTCAAGAAGGTTGCTGAGGCTACTGGTGGCAGACTCCGCATCTGCATGAACGGTGGTGGACCAGTTGCAAAGGAGACGCAGCGATTTGTCTCGATGTGCATTGCGCCAATGATTTCAGGCTATGGTCTCACCGAGACTGCCGCCATGGGCGCACTCATGGACCCACTCGCTTGGACCGACAACGCGCTCGGTGAGATTCCAGGTTCCGTTGAGGTCAAGCTGGTCGACTTCGCTGATGCTGGCTACCACGCGACAAACAACCCACCACAGGGTGAGATCTGGATTCGCGGAGATTCCGTCACATCTGGGTACCTGGATCTTGAGAAAGAAACCAAGGAGTCGTTCACCGACGATGGCTGGTTCAAGACTGGTGATATTGGCGAGTTCGACTCACTGGGTCAGCTCAGAATCATCGACCGCAAGAAGAACTTGGTCAAGACTCTCAATGGCGAGTACATCGctctcgagaagctcgaatCAGTGTACCGTTCGACCTCAGTCGTCGGCAACATCTGCGTGTACGCAGCACAAGATCAGAACAAGCCTATCGCTATCATCGTTCCTGCGGAGCCCGCACTCAAGCAACTTGCGAAGGAGAATGGTGTTGATGGCAACGGCCTCGAGGATCTGTGCCATAAcaagaaggtcaacgacaTCGTGCTCAAGGAGCTGCAAGCTCAGGGTAAGAAGGGAGGTCTTTCCGGCTTCGAGATTATCGAAGGCCTCGTGCTGGCAGATGAGGAGTGGACTCCACAGAAC CAACTCGTCACCTCCGCCATGAAGCTCAACCGCAAGGGCATCCAAGAGAAGTACAAGAAGGAGATTGACGCCGCCTATGGCAAGAAGTAA